The segment AGATAAAGTTAAATTAGGAATAGCTCCAATCGCTTGGACAAATGATGATTTACCAGAACTAGGAAAAGAAAATACTTTTGAACAATGTGTTAGTGAAATGGCTCTTGCTGGATTTACAGGATCAGAAGTAGGAAACAAATATCCAAGAGATACTAAAGTTTTAAAGAAAGCTTTAGAATTAAGAGGAATGGAAATTGCTAGTGCTTGGTTTAGTGCTTTCTTAACAACTAAACCACTTCAAGAAACAGTAGATGCATTTATCGAACATAGAGATTTCTTACATGCTATGGGAGCAAAAGTAGTAGTTGTAGCAGAACAAGGACATAGTATCCAAGGAATGATGGATAAACCAGTATATGATGCAAAACCATATTTTACTGATGAAGAATGGACAAAACTTGCAGAAGGTCTTAACAAATTAGGACAATTAGCTGCTGATAAGGGAATGAAAGTTGTATATCACCACCATATGGGAACAGGTGTACAAACTACAGCTGAAATTGATAAATTAATGGAAATAACTGATCCAAATTTAGTTTACTTATTATTCGATACTGGACATCTTGTATTCTCAGGTGAAGATGCAATGGCAGTATTAAAGAAATATGTAAATAGAATTAAACATGTTCACTTAAAAGATGTAAGACCAGAAGTTGTTGAAAAAGTTAAAGCAGAAAAATTAAGCTTTTTACAAGCTGTTAATGCTGGAGCATTCACTGTACCAGGAGATGGATGCATAGATTTTGAACCATTGTTTAAAGTATTAGCTGAAAATAATTATGAAGGATATCTTTTAGTTGAAGCAGAACAAGATCCTGCAAAAGCTAATCCTTTAGAATATGCTATAAAAGCTAGAAAATATATAAGAGAAAAAGCTAGATTATAATTGATTGTAAGTTTATAAGTAAGTTTGTTTGTAAAGTAATAAATATGTTTGTAAGTTGAAATTAAGTTTGTTCTCGGGGAGTATATGAATTGTAATGTAAGTTTGGGAGATTTAATTGGAATGAGGGATGTCAGGTGAAAAAGGTTAAGTTTGGAATAGTTGGACTTGGAAGGCTTGGAAGAAAGCATGCTAAAAATCTTGCTTTCAGAATTCCCAATGCAGAACTTTTAGCAGTATGTAGTGTAGTTAAAGAAGAAGTTGAAGAAGTTAAAAATGCATGGGGCATTAAGTATGGATACACTGACTTTGATGAGATGCTTAGAAATAAAGAATTAGATGCTATATTTATATCATCACCTTCAGGGTTTCATTGTGAGCAAATTGAAAAAGCGCTAGATGCTGGTTTTCATGTGTTTAGTGAAAAACCACTAGGATTATACCTAGAAGAAGCTAAGAGAGTTGCAAAAGCAGTTAATGAACATAAAGATCAAATATTTATGGTTGGTTTTATGAGAAGATATGATGATTCTTATGTATATGCTAAAAAGAAAATAGAAGAGGGTGCAATTGGTAAGCCTGTTCTTATAAGATGTTATGGTTTAGATCCAGCAGGTTCTATGGAAGGTTTCTTAAAATTTGCTAAAAGCAATTACAGTGGTGGATTATTCTTAGATATGGCTGTACATGATCTTGACCTTGCAAGATGGTATCTTGAATCAGAAGCTGATACGGTATGGGCTATAGGTGGCCCATATGAATATCCCGAATTTGATGAAATAAATGATGCTGAAACAGGAGCTGCTTTAGTTAAATTTAAGAATGGAACAATGGGAGTATTTGTAGCAGGAAGAAATTGTGCTCACGGATATCATATAGAAACTGAAATTATAGGAACAAAAGGAACATTAAGAGTTGGAACAGTTCCTCAAAAGAACCTAGTTACAGTATTTGATGAAACAGGAGCAAGACAAGAATGTGTTCAAGGATTCCCAGAAAGATTTGATCAAGCATACTTAAGCGAAACTGAAGAATTCGTTAAATGTGTTTTAGAAAACAGAAAACCAGGAGTAGTTGTTGAAGATGGTGTTAAATCTACTGCACTTGCATATGCTTGCAAAGACTCATTTGAAACAGGAAATTTAGTAAAAGTAGAAGACTAATTAATTGTAAGTTCGTAGTTAGGGATATGACATGCTAATTTTCATTTTGTAAGGCTAAATTAGTGTGTCATATTAAAATATATTAAAATAAGATTTTGAAGAATTATTTGCAAATTCGACATAATAATTTCACTATTAAAAATAGAACGAATATTCTGAGTTTATCAGCATTAATAACATTACAAATGTTAATTACATATGCACTATTTTCTAGAATAGATATAGGTGCATAAGAAAATTATTTTAGTTTTATTTTGATATATAAATTAATTTAAAAGGATTTAAATATATATTTAAAAAGTAATGAAAACGTTTTAAAAAGAGTTAGAAAATTCTCAAAAGTACTTGAAAATATTTTGGGAATATTGTAAAATAATGTTGAAATAAAAATAAATTTGTCAATAAACTCAAAATACTATGATTAATTAAAAATTCTTCAAAATGAGAGCTATGAAAAGAATCTTGAGAGTCTTGGCACTCAAGAAATGACTTAACTTAAAAATAATCACAAAATTATTAAAACAGGGGGAATTGAAGTGAGTATTTGGACAGTTGCATCTTTTATAGGATTCACAGTATTAGTTGCAGTTATATCATGGTACAAGACAAAAGATGATAATTTGGATACCCAAGATGGATATTTCTTGGGGGGCAGAAGTTTGACTGGTATTGTTATCGGTGGATCACTTATGCTTACAAATTTATCTACAGAGCAAATGGTAGGATTAAATGGTAACAGTTATATGACTAATATGGGTCCCATGGCCTGGGAAGCAACATCAACTGTAGCATTGGTTATATTAGCATTAGTGTTTTTACCTAAATATCTGAAAAGTGGTATAACAACTATACCAGATTTTTTAGAAGAACGTTATGATAGAAAAACAAAGCAAATTATTTCTGTATTATTCTTAATTGGATATGTAGTAACTTATCTACCAACAGTTTTATATTCTGGAGCTATAGTGTTAAATGAAATTTTTGGAATACAAAGATTGCTTGGAGTAGACCAATTTAAAGCCGTTGCTGTAACTGCTACAGCTATAGGTGTTATTGGAGCAATTTATGCCATATTTGGTGGGCTTAAAGCCGTTGCCGTTTCAGATACAGTTAATGGTATTGGACTTTTAATAGGAGGTCTTTCAATCCCTGTATTTGCATTAATAGCATTAGGACATGGAAGTTTTGCCGATGGAATTCATACATTAGTAACAGTACATCCAGAAAAGTTAAATGCAATAAATCCAGCTAATTCACAAGCACCACTTGTACCTTGGCCAGTATTATTTACAGGACTATTGTTTAACAACTTATTTTATTGGTGTACAAATCAATCAATAGTTCAAAGATGTTTTGGAGCTAAAAACTTAAAAGAAGCACAAAAGGGAGCATTATTTGCAGGTTTCTTAAAACTTTTAGGACCTTTCTTCTTAGTGTTACCAGGAATTATAGCATTCCACTTATATGGAAATACATTAAAAAATGGAGATTTAGCATATCCAACATTGGTTCTTGATGTATTACCAAAACCATTATTAGGATTCTTTGCAGCAGTATTGTTTGGGGCAATATTAAGTTCATTTAATAGTGCATTAAATAGTGCAGTAACATTATATACATTAGATATTCATAGACCAGTATTTAATCCAAAAGCTACTGATGCTGAACTTGTTCAAGTTGGTAAAAAATTTGGTACTGTGCTTGCAGTATTATCAATAGCTATAGCACCATTTATTATATATGCACCATCAGGATTATATGGATACTTACAAGAGTGTTTCGGATTCTATAATGTACCAATATTAGCAGCAGTAGTAGTAGGATTTTTTAGCAAAAAAGTTCCAGCAATTGCACCTAAGATTGCTCTTATAGCACATGTAATATTATATACAATATCTAAATTTGTTGCAGCGGATATACATTTCTTATATGTATTAGGAGTATTATTCCCTGTAAACGTTATAATAATGTTAATAGTTGGTAAAATGCAACCAAGAGAAACTGACTATGTACAAAAATACACTAAACAAGTTGATATTACTCCTTGGAAACATGCTAAAACAGTTTCTTTTGTATCAATTTTTATCATGATTTTAGTTTATGCACTATTTTCTAAAATAGGTATAGGTGCATAATATAACATAAATAATAAGTACTAACTCCTTTTTATATGAGATCAATACTTTAAAATTTAAAGTATTGGTCTTTCTTTTTTGAAGTACAAAGTTACTTATAGTTGATAATAAGATTTATCATGTTTATAATTAAATATGCATGTACATATTTTAGATAAAAGGAGTGACAAAAAAGCAGTGGAAGAAGAAAATAGAAATGGAACTTATAATACATTGTTTCATTGGCATGGCTTTAGATTTAAGCTTGTAATAGAAGGAGCACTTGTAGGATTTTTTGCGGGATTTATTATAGTCCTATATAGACTTGGAGTAGAAAAAATTTGGGGTTATACTAGAAAACATTTTGTATTAAATACACATACTGTTGGTAGTGTTTCTATGTGGTTTGCAATATTTATAATTATTAGTTTAATTGTAGGTCAAATAGTTAAAAAGGAACCTATGATTTCAGGGAGTGGAATTCCACAAGTTGAGGGAATTTTGCTTAGAAAGCTAAAAATGAATTGGCTTACAGTTATAATAGGAAAATTCTTTGGTGGAATTTTAGCTATTGGAGGGGGGCTATCATTAGGAAGAGAAGGTCCTTCAATTCAAATAGGTTCATCGGTTGGACAAGGATTTAGTAGAATATTTAAAAGAATAAAAGTGGAGGAAAAATATCTAATAACAAGTGGAGCTAGTGCAGGACTCGCAGCAGCATTTAATGCACCTCTTGCAGGAGTTATGTTTGCACTTGAGGAGATACACAAAAACTTCTCACCACTAATACTTATATCTGCGATGTCTGCATCTTTAACTGCTGATTGTGTGTCAAAACAGTTTTTTGGATTAAGACCTGTTTTTGATTTTAATTTAATTAGTCCAATCCCTTTAAAATATTATTTTTATCTTATTATATTAGGACTTATAACGGGGGTATTTGGAGTAGCATTTAATAAAATGATTTTAAAAACTCAAGATTTATATGGAAAGGCAAAATGGTTAAAGCCAGAAATAAGACCTATAGTTCCCTTT is part of the Clostridium botulinum genome and harbors:
- the iolE gene encoding myo-inosose-2 dehydratase — protein: MFNKDKVKLGIAPIAWTNDDLPELGKENTFEQCVSEMALAGFTGSEVGNKYPRDTKVLKKALELRGMEIASAWFSAFLTTKPLQETVDAFIEHRDFLHAMGAKVVVVAEQGHSIQGMMDKPVYDAKPYFTDEEWTKLAEGLNKLGQLAADKGMKVVYHHHMGTGVQTTAEIDKLMEITDPNLVYLLFDTGHLVFSGEDAMAVLKKYVNRIKHVHLKDVRPEVVEKVKAEKLSFLQAVNAGAFTVPGDGCIDFEPLFKVLAENNYEGYLLVEAEQDPAKANPLEYAIKARKYIREKARL
- a CDS encoding Gfo/Idh/MocA family oxidoreductase, giving the protein MKKVKFGIVGLGRLGRKHAKNLAFRIPNAELLAVCSVVKEEVEEVKNAWGIKYGYTDFDEMLRNKELDAIFISSPSGFHCEQIEKALDAGFHVFSEKPLGLYLEEAKRVAKAVNEHKDQIFMVGFMRRYDDSYVYAKKKIEEGAIGKPVLIRCYGLDPAGSMEGFLKFAKSNYSGGLFLDMAVHDLDLARWYLESEADTVWAIGGPYEYPEFDEINDAETGAALVKFKNGTMGVFVAGRNCAHGYHIETEIIGTKGTLRVGTVPQKNLVTVFDETGARQECVQGFPERFDQAYLSETEEFVKCVLENRKPGVVVEDGVKSTALAYACKDSFETGNLVKVED
- a CDS encoding solute:sodium symporter family transporter encodes the protein MSIWTVASFIGFTVLVAVISWYKTKDDNLDTQDGYFLGGRSLTGIVIGGSLMLTNLSTEQMVGLNGNSYMTNMGPMAWEATSTVALVILALVFLPKYLKSGITTIPDFLEERYDRKTKQIISVLFLIGYVVTYLPTVLYSGAIVLNEIFGIQRLLGVDQFKAVAVTATAIGVIGAIYAIFGGLKAVAVSDTVNGIGLLIGGLSIPVFALIALGHGSFADGIHTLVTVHPEKLNAINPANSQAPLVPWPVLFTGLLFNNLFYWCTNQSIVQRCFGAKNLKEAQKGALFAGFLKLLGPFFLVLPGIIAFHLYGNTLKNGDLAYPTLVLDVLPKPLLGFFAAVLFGAILSSFNSALNSAVTLYTLDIHRPVFNPKATDAELVQVGKKFGTVLAVLSIAIAPFIIYAPSGLYGYLQECFGFYNVPILAAVVVGFFSKKVPAIAPKIALIAHVILYTISKFVAADIHFLYVLGVLFPVNVIIMLIVGKMQPRETDYVQKYTKQVDITPWKHAKTVSFVSIFIMILVYALFSKIGIGA
- a CDS encoding ClC family H(+)/Cl(-) exchange transporter — protein: MEEENRNGTYNTLFHWHGFRFKLVIEGALVGFFAGFIIVLYRLGVEKIWGYTRKHFVLNTHTVGSVSMWFAIFIIISLIVGQIVKKEPMISGSGIPQVEGILLRKLKMNWLTVIIGKFFGGILAIGGGLSLGREGPSIQIGSSVGQGFSRIFKRIKVEEKYLITSGASAGLAAAFNAPLAGVMFALEEIHKNFSPLILISAMSASLTADCVSKQFFGLRPVFDFNLISPIPLKYYFYLIILGLITGVFGVAFNKMILKTQDLYGKAKWLKPEIRPIVPFMVAGILAIVYPNGLGSGHGLIMHLFHENWTLKMLFIILVVKFFFTMICYGSGVPGGIFLPLLIIGAITGNIYGEVLVKLIHLNPMYVRNFIVLAMAAYFTAIVRAPITGSILITEMTGSFSNLLSLSVVSIVAYVVADALKSAPIYESLLERFVAKNNSGENKFIGNSTNKVLLEVAVCLGTSLEQKKIKDIEWPQSCLLVAIKRGQKEIIPRGNTTIFAGDYLIVLVDEDKASDIREVLVDMAGEALLEK